The DNA window GCTCGGAGAACAGGTCTACTGTGAGTCAGAGATTAATAtatgttctttttgtttttagatATATCCgtctttatccttgtaatgatAAAACTTAAGACAAATGTTGATCGTTGATTCGTCCGATCAGGTGATCATATGAGTAATGGATTCTTTATGCTTGTAGACTAAATTTCTAATAATTGGTATAGAAACATTATTTTTGTTGTTCTGGCATGTTACTCAGTTTTGACGAAGAACCAGATCGCATGTAGATATAGTTGATAATTGCCACGGGTTTTCCCATgggatttcttatttttttatccaGTTTTGCTAAAAAACTTCTTTGAAGAGAAGCGATGCTCTACCAGCAAATTGACGTGTTAGTGGCTTAGCTTAGATAAATCTTCTGTCCAtaatccctctctctttcctataAAGTTGTGAAATGGTttgttcgatttgattttggttagtTTGAATCGATTTTTGTTATGCACTGACAATCGcctaaatcaaaatcgaaccattaaGATTTTACTGATCCAATACCTATTGATATTCGCTCAATTTTCTAACGGTAGACCGGTGGGAGGGCGTGGTCAAATGTTCCAAACcataaaaatagaataaaactctCCCTGGATGAAGTATCAAAACTAACATTGTTATCCTGATTTCTGTCCCTAACATATCTCTAGACTACTAAACTGGAGTTTCTCTcccctaaataaataaatgtaagaGGCTTGATTATTTTGGATTGTATCAATTGTGCCCGAAACACGTTAACAAAGGAAAAGAATCACAAGAGGGGATTTCTGGATATAATactcaaaatagaaataaacatATCCCTATCGATTAGgttcaatttcatttttttttttttaatggtttgatCAACAATCAGTTCATTGCTTCAACAGGAATCGTATTGAAACACAATTCATACCAAAAACTGTACCAATCTCGTATGATATCAGTATTGaagtatgaaatttttttcGATTGGATAAGATTTCAGTAATTACTATTGATATGTTGTCTTGTACCAAAATAGATATCATATTGAATACCAGATATCGTACCAACTAACACCCAATCAAGGAAGGAAAGGATGAAGGATGAAACTCGTGAACTGGAGATTAAATCCTATCCAGCATATCAAACGGCTGGCAGGATCCCGACACGCATTCTCAACCAGCGGAGGTGATAAGGAGGTATAGGAAGTATCATTTTTGACAATTCGTGCTATTTTCTTACTAATCTGCACCTAAAAACGACTAGGTTCACCGTATCAAATCCCTGCTTTACATATAGGCAAATAGCGACTCTATAAAAAGACCTTTTGCAACTCAACGACGACGCCTATGTGCTggcttctcttctctctctcttctgttggTGGTCTTTAAGAGAAATTCCTCTTCTCGTTGTCCTCAATTATCCTTTTCTCCTCCCCTCTCGctctttcactctctctctctccctgtgCAAAACGGTAGAGGAATGGCGGAGGCTCACGTTCAAAGTGTTCTTCTGTCCGGCAAAAAGAGAAACGGAGGGGACGAATTCGATGGTAGCGATGATTTCATCGTGGCGAAGAAATCTGCGGCGGCGAAGATGTGGAACGATGATCCGGTGGAGGCTCTTGCGAGCACGAGGCATGAGTTCGGTGAACACGGCGGCGTTAACATGTCGATCGAAGCGTCGGCGACATTTACTGTAATGGAGCCAGAGACGATGCGTCGTATGTTTTCCGGAGAACTTGGTCCCGATCGTGATTTCTTCATTTACAGTCGTCATTTTAACCCAACCGTTCTCAATCTCGGCCGTCAGATGGCCGCCATGGAAGGAACAGAGGCTGCTTATTGTACCGCAAGTGGTATGTCGGCGATATCATCGGTTCTTATGCAGTTGTGTGGCAGCGGCGAAAACGTGGTGGCTTCTCAACGATTGTATGGAGGGACACATGCGTTGCTGACTCACTTTTTGCCTAGGGCTTGTAACATAACCACCACATTCGTGGATGTTACGGACCTGGACATGGTGAGGGACGCGATCGTGGAGGGGAAGACGAAGGTGTTGTACGTGGAGGCTATGTCCAACCCTACGCTGACGGTTAGTAACATACCGGAGCTGAGTAGGATAGCGCACGATAAGGgagtgatgatggtggtggataACACTTTCGCTCCCATGGTGATGTCTCCTGCTCGTCTTGGTGCCGACGTTGTGGTCCACAGCATCTCCAAGTACATCAGTGGTGGGGCCGATGTAATTGCAGGTATGTCAGTAAATCATTCAATTTAGTTCAGAAAACTGTGATGGAGATTGGAGACTGGAGAAAAGAACGAGTTTGGGGTTGCTCCGGTTACGGCGGCGACTCAGGGAAAAAGCGTCACAGACTATTACCTCCCGATTCTCCCTACTCCTAAACCTAGTAAAAAGGTAGTGACTCGTTGGGTTCATCGTGAGATCCTATAAGTCTCTGGAGGCTGTGCCGCCGGAGGGATCGTTGATGCCAACTGGCACGTGGGTTCTTTTAAACTTTCTGGGCCTTTTGTGCATTTGCGCATGGGGATCTGTTCCAGGGGAAAAGGCAGGATACACGGCCAGCTGTGCCTCTCTTCCATTTTGAAATGACCCTCGTGTCTCGTCTGCTGCCCGCGAGTTCATCgtactgttagttaaaacgaaACTAACGCGTTTGTGTTTTTTTAtcgtttaaaacacatttttttatattattatataatatagaaaaaaatagaaataacaaaagaattcattttaaacgcattttaaacgATCGTTTTAAAGGTTAATCCATTTTTTTAgggtaaaataagaattttattaaaaaaaattaattaatttaaaaattaaaatctcaTACTATCTATAAGGAAAAAATTTCATCTTCtgatagcccattgagtaaggagaagctaaagctagcaacatctcatttttttgtagcccattgggctattttatcttgggactctcagagcttttggaatattagatgcatgtatacaggtaataatctctcaaattacatgagtatattatctttttttttgtttcgttttttttttgaaaactacaagtttaatactcgtaccgttcgttttcgcCCGTTTACcgttccatattttttttttccgtactattcatcatttttatctgtttaaaattCGTACCGtacatttctgtttttttgtcattcccgttttaactaatagTGGTTTATCGTATGCGGATGGTGTTGCTATCTTTATCCCTCATGTATTGGAGAGGATTTTCCAAATAAGTGAGGCATCGAGGTGCACACCAATGAAGGGCGATAAATAGTTTCATATGTCAAAACAGTGAGATCATTAAGGATGGAAAAATTCTATGTCGTTAGTGTATCTTATCCTGACGGTTGAGAGAACCTTTTCTACTTTGTCCAATGAACATAAGCTAATAACCCAGGTTGATGCAATGTATTCCACCAGTTGACTAGAAACTTAATTATTGGTATGTTGATCGATTTAGCACGGATTGAATTTTGAGTTGGTGGCATAGGCTATGCTAATAGTTTCCTAGATCAGTTTTAACTTATAACGTCCAAAGTGATTATTTCACGTGGGGAAAGAGATAAAAGAGATTGTGTGTGGTTGTGTGTGGTAGTGTACCCTCCACTACTTGCTaaaatatctttttcttctttatcttttttgctttgagagagagagagagagagagagagagagagagagagaggtcattCGGTCTggtcagtttggttttgattggaTTTAATTAGGTTTTTTCACTTTAGAACTTGCATCATGATTGATCCATTTAAGTAGTCGATCCTAGTATACTAGGCATGATCACATTTATGAACGAGACCGATCTAATAGTTTTTGCACCATGACAAATGAATTTGTGCATAAACTACTAGAACTGATATCCTCTATGGAGCTACTAAGAATCATCTAGATGTGCTGAATCATTCATAGCAAGATCTTTATCCATGATCGTGATTGagaccaaggatttagttcttggaTATTAGATTGATATGTATATGATACTGATTTGAATTGGATCATATCGGTCTCGATTGTCAATTCTAACCCTTTCATTTCGTGGAGGATAAGATGAGATAAGTTAGCTCTACCAATTACatcaaatgatttcaaattcataCCGCTATTACTAAAACGCCCTTGTACACCGACCTACAATGATTATCGGAACATGGGGGGAGGGGTCCAAACCCCAATCTCCAAACATGGTGGGGACTGAGAGGGACGGTAAGTTACGTGCAAGGTTGTCTTGTGTTGTGCAGTAGTGGTTGCATTTTTGTCCAAAAGAAAGGAATCATTTTGTCAGTTAGTTCATGTGGACTACATAAAATCAACTTATGATTAGGAATCCTCACCTTACACGTACTTTGTCTGATCATGGTCTTCGAGTGGTAGACCACGAGATAGGAAGGTTGAGAACTCAGGAGACCTCTTTATTGTGAAATTTCGGTCCTTGCCAATTGAAGTATGAACTACCTCTTGGGGGTTTACTCTGTTTGGTATTGCTACCTTCTATGAATCCATGCAGGGATTTAGGTATTGACCTCATATACTCTAATGGTCGGTCCGAGTCGGTAATCTACGTATAGTATCGGCCAAcactaaagaaagaaaaaaaaaatggtgagttTCTGTCAAAAAGTGTTCTTGATATGAAATTTGGCAGAAATGGCGAGGATCCAATATTTGTCCCCATTT is part of the Macadamia integrifolia cultivar HAES 741 chromosome 9, SCU_Mint_v3, whole genome shotgun sequence genome and encodes:
- the LOC122089180 gene encoding methionine gamma-lyase-like; amino-acid sequence: MAEAHVQSVLLSGKKRNGGDEFDGSDDFIVAKKSAAAKMWNDDPVEALASTRHEFGEHGGVNMSIEASATFTVMEPETMRRMFSGELGPDRDFFIYSRHFNPTVLNLGRQMAAMEGTEAAYCTASGMSAISSVLMQLCGSGENVVASQRLYGGTHALLTHFLPRACNITTTFVDVTDLDMVRDAIVEGKTKVLYVEAMSNPTLTVSNIPELSRIAHDKGVMMVVDNTFAPMVMSPARLGADVVVHSISKYISGGADVIAGAVCGPASLINSMMDLHQGALMLLGPTMNAKVAFELSERIPHLGLRMKEHCHRALVYSTRMKKLGLKVIYPGLEEHPQHKLLKSMANKEYGFGGILCVDMETEERANRLMHHLQNCTQFGFMAVSLGYYETLMSCSGSSTSSEMSAEEQELAGISPGLVRMSIGYSGTLEQRWSQFEKAFGRTQDGGLYNSKSFS